Proteins from one Planctomyces sp. SH-PL62 genomic window:
- a CDS encoding DUF1501 domain-containing protein: MSGLDPLQPSHSHAHAFGDLRAREREGLVIASRRSMLKASLAGLAGLSMPDLLRLRASADATKPPGGKSVILLWMAGGPSQIDTWDPKPNRPLENRGPFGVIPTRLPGVFVCEHLPKQAAMLDKFTIIRSVDPRHSNHEPNKVFQTANLDAEPRVSPSKDLYPAIGSIVAKHHGANQPGIPPYIAFQTSRTHIAHAGYLGKQFDPFIANQACKLPVYDNVGKDLGRTSPAGFFKLPGGMTHERLMNRQTLLDDLDALRRTLDHSPDVAAMDRYGREAVDLLVGRRAQEAFDLEQEPESVRDRYGKHLWCQQALLARRLVEAGAAFITLDLSYHTASGTWDNHGDNIPPYGGISKGLQPLLPLFDHLITTLVSDLDERGLLDDVMVIAMGEFGRTPRMGTQGSTDGRDHWSNVMSMCLAGGGLKHGQVIGSTEADGGHIKDHPVTPSDLAATIYRHMGVPLDAFYYDANQRPHFIVGETGRPIPELF, translated from the coding sequence ATGAGCGGACTGGACCCCCTCCAGCCGAGTCACAGCCACGCCCACGCCTTCGGCGACCTTCGCGCCCGAGAGCGCGAGGGCCTGGTGATCGCCAGCCGCCGCAGCATGCTCAAGGCGAGCCTCGCCGGCCTGGCGGGGCTGTCGATGCCCGACCTGCTGAGGCTCCGAGCCTCGGCCGACGCGACGAAGCCGCCGGGTGGCAAGTCCGTCATCCTGCTGTGGATGGCCGGCGGCCCCAGCCAGATCGACACCTGGGACCCCAAGCCCAATCGTCCGCTGGAGAACCGCGGGCCGTTCGGCGTGATCCCGACCAGGCTGCCGGGCGTGTTCGTCTGCGAGCACCTCCCCAAGCAGGCGGCCATGCTCGACAAGTTCACGATCATCCGATCGGTCGATCCCCGCCACAGCAACCACGAGCCCAACAAGGTCTTCCAGACCGCCAACCTCGACGCCGAGCCTCGCGTCAGCCCGAGCAAGGACCTGTACCCGGCCATCGGCTCGATCGTCGCCAAGCATCATGGAGCCAACCAGCCGGGCATCCCGCCGTACATCGCCTTCCAGACCTCGCGGACCCACATCGCCCACGCCGGCTACCTGGGCAAGCAGTTCGACCCGTTCATCGCCAACCAGGCGTGCAAGCTGCCGGTCTACGACAACGTCGGCAAGGACCTGGGACGCACCTCGCCGGCTGGCTTCTTCAAGCTCCCCGGCGGGATGACCCACGAGCGGCTCATGAATCGCCAGACGCTGCTCGACGACCTCGACGCCCTGCGCCGCACGCTCGACCACTCGCCCGACGTCGCCGCCATGGACCGCTACGGCCGAGAGGCCGTCGACCTCCTCGTCGGCCGTCGCGCGCAGGAGGCGTTCGACCTGGAGCAAGAGCCCGAATCGGTCCGCGACCGCTACGGCAAGCACCTGTGGTGTCAGCAGGCCCTCCTGGCCCGCCGGCTGGTCGAGGCCGGCGCGGCGTTCATCACGCTCGACCTGAGCTATCACACGGCGTCCGGCACCTGGGACAACCACGGCGACAACATCCCCCCGTACGGCGGCATCAGCAAGGGCCTCCAGCCGCTCCTCCCGCTCTTCGACCACCTGATCACCACGCTGGTCTCCGACCTCGACGAGCGCGGGCTGCTGGACGACGTGATGGTGATCGCCATGGGCGAGTTCGGCCGCACGCCGAGGATGGGGACGCAGGGGAGCACCGACGGCCGCGACCACTGGAGCAACGTGATGTCGATGTGCCTCGCCGGCGGCGGCCTCAAGCACGGCCAGGTCATCGGCTCCACCGAGGCCGACGGCGGTCACATCAAGGACCATCCCGTCACCCCCAGCGACCTCGCCGCCACCATCTACCGGCACATGGGCGTCCCGCTCGACGCCTTCTACTACGACGCCAACCAGCGCCCCCACTTCATCGTCGGCGAGACCGGCCGGCCGATCCCCGAGCTGTTCTGA